The following are from one region of the Stanieria sp. NIES-3757 genome:
- the sigF gene encoding group 3 sigma-70 RNA polymerase sigma factor F, with protein MSVCINNNIKIDSLLLLQEYQINKSTKLRNQIMELNIGLVKKEVNHWLNQCNETYEDLLQVGCIGLIRAIERFDLEKGNAFSSFAIPYIRGEIQHYLRDKSSTLRIPRRWVELRQQSINFIQSFRTQFNRQPLDSEIAQFLEISLKEWQDIKLAHQNRNPLSLDVSVNHDNDSQTLLSDLVPDPKYRSFQLAHEDRFRLQQALSQLEDRTRNVVEFVFLHDLTQKETAQLLGISVVTVSRQMKKGLKILKKSMKQENCA; from the coding sequence ATGTCAGTTTGTATTAATAATAATATTAAAATTGATAGCTTACTTTTATTACAGGAATATCAAATTAATAAAAGCACTAAATTACGTAACCAAATCATGGAATTAAATATTGGTTTGGTCAAAAAAGAGGTAAATCATTGGCTCAATCAATGCAATGAAACCTATGAGGACTTATTACAAGTCGGTTGTATTGGTTTAATTAGAGCAATTGAACGTTTCGATCTTGAAAAAGGTAATGCTTTTAGTTCCTTTGCTATTCCTTATATTAGAGGTGAAATTCAACACTATCTCCGAGATAAAAGTTCTACTCTTCGCATTCCTAGACGTTGGGTAGAATTAAGACAACAATCAATTAATTTTATTCAAAGTTTTCGTACTCAATTTAATCGTCAACCTTTAGATTCAGAAATCGCTCAGTTTTTAGAAATTTCTTTAAAAGAGTGGCAAGATATTAAATTAGCTCATCAAAATAGAAATCCATTAAGTTTAGACGTTTCTGTTAATCATGATAATGACAGTCAAACGCTTTTATCAGATCTAGTTCCCGATCCTAAATACCGTAGTTTTCAATTAGCCCATGAGGATCGTTTTCGTTTACAACAAGCTTTATCTCAATTGGAAGACCGCACTAGAAATGTAGTAGAATTTGTTTTTTTACACGATTTAACTCAAAAAGAGACTGCTCAATTATTAGGTATTAGTGTCGTTACTGTTTCTCGTCAGATGAAAAAAGGTTTGAAAATCCTCAAAAAATCAATGAAGCAAGAAAATTGTGCCTAA
- a CDS encoding photosystem II manganese-stabilizing protein PsbO, which yields MRYRALIAAFLALCLGVLTACSDSSKNISRDQLTYDDIVNTGIANTCLDIPETSRGSISLDSSKSYTITDLCIEPKEFFVKEEPANKRQEAEFIQGKKLTRYTSSLDQISGNVLVNGDGSLTFTEKDGIDFQAITVLLPGGKEVPFLFTIKNLIANTQPNLNAINASTDFSGEFKVPSYRGQVFLDPKGRSLASGYDNAVALPARADDEDFTRANVKEFVSRKGKIALNVTKVDSSTGEIAGVFVSEQPSATDLGAEEPEEVKVRGTFYGRVQPAA from the coding sequence ATGAGGTATCGTGCATTAATTGCTGCCTTTTTAGCATTGTGCTTAGGGGTGTTGACAGCTTGCAGTGACAGTTCCAAAAATATCAGTAGAGATCAATTAACTTACGATGATATTGTCAATACTGGGATAGCTAATACCTGTCTTGATATTCCAGAAACTAGTCGCGGTTCTATTTCTTTAGATTCGAGTAAATCATACACAATCACAGATTTGTGTATCGAACCAAAAGAGTTTTTTGTCAAAGAAGAACCCGCTAACAAACGCCAAGAAGCTGAATTTATCCAAGGTAAAAAACTTACCAGATATACTTCTAGTCTCGATCAAATTAGTGGAAACGTTCTCGTAAATGGAGATGGTAGTCTTACTTTTACTGAGAAAGATGGGATTGATTTCCAGGCAATTACTGTTTTGTTACCTGGCGGTAAAGAAGTACCTTTTCTGTTTACCATTAAAAATTTGATTGCTAATACTCAACCTAACTTAAATGCAATCAATGCTTCTACTGATTTTTCTGGAGAATTTAAAGTTCCTTCCTATCGTGGACAAGTATTTCTCGATCCCAAAGGTCGTAGTCTTGCCAGTGGTTACGATAATGCAGTAGCATTGCCAGCCAGAGCAGATGATGAAGATTTTACTCGTGCCAATGTTAAAGAATTTGTTTCCAGAAAAGGCAAAATTGCTTTAAATGTTACCAAAGTTGATAGCAGCACAGGGGAAATTGCTGGAGTGTTTGTAAGTGAACAACCTTCTGCTACAGATTTAGGTGCTGAAGAACCAGAAGAAGTTAAAGTTCGTGGTACTTTCTATGGTCGAGTTCAACCAGCAGCATAA
- a CDS encoding Phosphomannomutase → MAFTINPIKFGTDGWRGVIAADFTFERVALLAPLAAKVLADNYGATTGSRTIIVGYDRRFLAEDFAKVAAEAIQAAGFDVLLSQSYAPTPAFSWAAKVQNALGAIVMTASHNPAAYLGLKVKGAFGGSVSPEITQQIEAILDQPVPEAEKPGKLKLFDPWSSYCAGLKAKVNIAAIKDVIASGKVRVYADVMHGAAATGLERLLDCPIAEINSSRDPLFGGGAPEPLPKYLPDLFRTIKEAANQYPDTIRVGLVFDGDSDRIAAVDGQGNFLSSQVLIPILIEHLSQKKGLTGEIVKTVSGSDLIPRLAKLYNLSVYETPIGYKYIADRMLSTEVLVGGEESGGIGYGTHIPERDALLSALYLLEAVVESGRDLNDIYAQLEKKTDFTATYDRIDLPLASMEVRAKLLERLQNEPLKEVAGKSVVDCLDVDGYKYRLADDSWLLIRFSGTEPVLRLYCQAPTMVEVRKTLDWARDWANSV, encoded by the coding sequence ATGGCTTTTACGATCAATCCAATTAAATTTGGTACGGATGGTTGGCGGGGTGTAATTGCTGCGGACTTTACTTTTGAGCGAGTAGCATTGCTTGCTCCTTTAGCAGCTAAGGTTTTAGCAGATAATTATGGTGCTACTACGGGAAGTCGTACGATAATTGTTGGTTATGATCGCCGTTTTTTGGCAGAGGATTTTGCTAAAGTGGCAGCCGAAGCTATTCAAGCAGCGGGTTTTGACGTATTATTATCTCAATCCTATGCTCCTACTCCTGCGTTTAGTTGGGCAGCTAAAGTTCAAAATGCTCTAGGTGCGATTGTGATGACTGCTTCTCATAATCCTGCTGCTTATTTAGGTTTGAAGGTAAAAGGGGCTTTTGGAGGTTCGGTTTCTCCAGAAATTACTCAGCAAATTGAAGCAATTTTAGACCAGCCTGTGCCTGAAGCCGAAAAACCTGGAAAATTAAAATTATTCGACCCTTGGTCTAGTTATTGCGCAGGTTTAAAAGCCAAAGTTAATATTGCTGCTATTAAAGATGTGATCGCTTCTGGAAAAGTTCGAGTTTATGCCGATGTGATGCATGGTGCTGCTGCAACAGGTTTGGAGAGGTTGTTAGATTGTCCAATTGCAGAAATTAATAGCTCGCGCGATCCTTTGTTTGGGGGTGGCGCACCTGAACCTTTACCTAAGTATTTACCAGATTTGTTTCGGACTATTAAAGAAGCTGCTAATCAATATCCTGATACTATTCGAGTTGGGTTGGTTTTTGATGGAGATAGCGATCGCATTGCAGCCGTAGATGGTCAAGGTAATTTTTTAAGTTCTCAAGTTTTAATTCCTATTTTGATCGAACATCTCTCCCAGAAGAAAGGTTTGACAGGAGAAATTGTTAAAACTGTCAGTGGTTCAGATTTGATTCCCCGTCTTGCCAAGCTTTATAATTTGTCGGTTTATGAAACTCCGATTGGTTATAAATACATTGCGGATCGGATGTTATCTACAGAAGTTTTGGTTGGTGGGGAAGAATCAGGCGGAATTGGTTACGGCACTCATATTCCTGAACGGGATGCCTTATTATCTGCGCTTTACCTATTAGAAGCGGTAGTAGAATCAGGACGAGATTTAAATGATATTTACGCTCAATTAGAGAAGAAAACTGATTTTACGGCAACTTACGACCGTATCGATCTGCCTTTAGCTAGTATGGAAGTCAGAGCAAAACTATTAGAACGTTTACAAAACGAACCTCTCAAAGAAGTGGCTGGTAAATCGGTTGTGGATTGTTTGGATGTTGATGGTTATAAATATAGACTGGCAGATGATAGTTGGCTGTTGATTCGCTTTAGTGGTACAGAACCAGTATTGCGTCTTTATTGTCAAGCTCCCACGATGGTAGAAGTTAGAAAAACCCTCGATTGGGCAAGAGATTGGGCAAATTCTGTTTAA
- the gyrB gene encoding DNA gyrase subunit B has product MTSSYGADQIQVLEGLEAVRKRPGMYIGSTGPRGLHHLVYEVVDNSIDEALAGYCTHIEIELNGDGSVRVTDDGRGIPTGIHPKTGKSALETVMTVLHAGGKFGGGGYKVSGGLHGVGVSVVNALSEWVEVTVWRDQQIHTQRYERGIPSGDLAVQANTKEPQRTGTAVHFFPDTTIFTETIHFEYNVLAGRLRELAYLNAGVRITFTDHRLEEPRQEIYFYEGGIKEYVTYMTREKEPLHQDIIYVQGEKNGVNIEVALQWCVDAFNDNLLGFANNIRTIDGGTHLEGLKTVLTRTLNNIARKRNKIKENESNLAGENVREGLTGVISVKVPDPEFEGQTKTKLGNTEVRGIVDSLVGEVLNEYLEFNPQVADSIIEKAVQAFKAAEAARRARELVRRKSVLESSPLPGKLADCSSRDPGESEIFLVEGDSAGGSAKQGRDRQFQAILPLRGKILNIEKTDDAKIYKNNEIQSLITALGLGIKGEEFDSSQLRYHRVVIMTDADVDGAHIRTLLLTFFYRYQRELVDQGYVYIACPPLYKVERGRNHYYCYSDRELQQLTRDFPANANYTIQRFKGLGEMMPEQLWETTMNPETRTLKRVEIEDAAEADRIFTVLMGDRVAPRREFIETHGSRLDLNDLDI; this is encoded by the coding sequence ATGACTAGTAGCTACGGTGCAGATCAGATTCAAGTCCTTGAAGGTCTAGAAGCAGTACGCAAGCGTCCAGGGATGTATATTGGTTCGACAGGGCCAAGGGGACTTCATCATCTAGTATACGAGGTGGTAGATAATTCCATCGATGAGGCACTGGCTGGCTATTGTACCCACATTGAAATAGAGCTTAATGGCGATGGTTCGGTTCGTGTAACGGATGATGGTAGAGGTATTCCTACAGGGATTCATCCTAAAACTGGTAAATCTGCTTTAGAAACAGTCATGACTGTCTTACACGCTGGTGGTAAATTTGGTGGAGGTGGTTACAAAGTTTCTGGTGGATTACATGGTGTTGGTGTATCTGTAGTGAACGCCTTGTCAGAATGGGTAGAAGTAACCGTCTGGCGCGATCAACAAATTCATACCCAACGTTATGAACGAGGTATTCCCAGTGGTGATTTAGCAGTTCAAGCTAATACTAAAGAACCTCAACGCACGGGAACAGCAGTACACTTCTTTCCAGACACTACAATTTTTACTGAAACGATTCATTTTGAATACAATGTCTTGGCAGGAAGATTAAGGGAATTAGCCTATCTCAATGCTGGAGTAAGAATTACCTTTACCGATCATCGTTTAGAAGAACCTCGTCAAGAAATCTATTTTTATGAAGGTGGGATCAAAGAGTATGTCACCTACATGACTAGAGAAAAAGAACCCCTGCATCAAGATATTATTTATGTTCAAGGCGAAAAGAATGGTGTAAATATTGAAGTTGCTTTGCAGTGGTGCGTTGATGCTTTTAACGATAATTTACTAGGTTTTGCTAATAATATCCGTACTATTGATGGTGGTACTCATTTAGAAGGGTTAAAAACCGTCCTTACCAGAACTCTCAACAATATTGCTCGTAAACGCAACAAAATCAAAGAAAATGAATCTAATTTAGCTGGAGAAAACGTTCGTGAGGGTTTAACTGGAGTAATTTCGGTTAAAGTACCCGATCCGGAGTTTGAAGGACAAACCAAAACCAAACTAGGTAATACAGAAGTCCGCGGAATTGTTGATTCTTTAGTTGGGGAAGTTCTTAATGAATATTTAGAATTCAATCCCCAAGTAGCTGATTCGATTATTGAGAAAGCTGTACAGGCATTTAAAGCAGCAGAAGCAGCCAGAAGGGCAAGGGAATTAGTCCGACGCAAATCGGTTTTAGAATCTTCTCCCTTACCTGGGAAATTAGCAGATTGTAGTTCCCGCGATCCGGGAGAGTCAGAAATATTCCTCGTAGAAGGCGATAGTGCAGGTGGAAGCGCGAAACAAGGAAGAGACAGGCAATTCCAAGCTATTTTACCTTTAAGAGGTAAAATTCTTAATATTGAGAAGACTGATGATGCCAAGATTTATAAAAACAATGAAATTCAGTCTTTAATTACTGCCCTTGGTTTGGGGATTAAAGGGGAAGAATTCGATTCGTCTCAGTTACGCTATCATCGTGTGGTTATAATGACTGACGCTGATGTTGATGGGGCTCACATCAGAACGCTGTTACTGACTTTCTTCTATCGTTATCAACGGGAATTAGTTGATCAAGGATACGTATATATAGCTTGTCCTCCACTATATAAAGTAGAACGAGGACGCAATCATTATTATTGTTATAGCGATCGCGAATTGCAACAATTGACTAGGGATTTTCCTGCTAATGCTAACTATACGATCCAACGATTCAAAGGTTTAGGGGAGATGATGCCCGAACAACTTTGGGAAACTACCATGAACCCTGAAACCCGTACTCTCAAACGTGTAGAGATTGAAGATGCAGCCGAAGCAGACCGAATCTTTACGGTGTTAATGGGCGATCGCGTTGCCCCCAGAAGGGAGTTTATTGAAACTCATGGTTCGAGATTGGATTTAAACGATCTCGATATTTAA
- a CDS encoding extracellular solute-binding protein family 1: MVGCLDRPQLVRSPESQSPPQTTTLNIWWEKGFNLEEDEAFQKLVKDWELKTGHQVKLSFYTTNELLEKTARASQMLESPDLVLSQTGNLTLYPRLAWEGKLTDVSELIEPVKSLYEENALKAITYYNQVEDQQSYYGVPIYQATIQIFYWQKLLATLGYSRQDIPQDWDSFWQFWLQVQNKSKTQLQKNIYALGFPLSVASSDTYLFFEHLLEAYDLTLVDREGNLLVDRPEVRQGIIKCLAWYSKFYQQGHIPPDAVNWLNTDNNRNLLNRVVAMTPNVTLSIPAAIRQDDEIYYNQLGILEFPNKPSGQPMRYLLSIKQAVILTDSPHPNIAKEFLRYLIKPDIIAEYIKASGNRNLPVQTSLWQDPSWQNSKDPYLASTTKILTKCPTRLFYTEQNPAYSVVLKNNVWGKALTRIVMDRITPEQAADSAIAEIKQIFADWN; this comes from the coding sequence ATGGTTGGTTGTTTAGATCGTCCTCAACTAGTGCGATCGCCAGAAAGCCAATCTCCTCCTCAAACTACTACTTTAAATATTTGGTGGGAAAAGGGTTTTAATTTAGAAGAAGATGAAGCTTTTCAAAAACTGGTTAAAGACTGGGAATTAAAAACTGGTCATCAGGTTAAGTTATCTTTTTATACTACTAATGAATTATTAGAAAAAACTGCTAGAGCCTCACAAATGTTAGAATCTCCCGATCTAGTGTTGAGTCAAACGGGAAATTTAACTTTGTATCCTCGTTTAGCTTGGGAAGGAAAATTAACCGATGTTTCTGAACTGATCGAGCCTGTTAAAAGTTTATATGAAGAAAATGCGCTCAAAGCAATTACTTATTACAACCAAGTAGAAGATCAGCAGAGCTATTATGGAGTTCCAATTTATCAAGCTACTATTCAGATTTTTTACTGGCAAAAATTACTAGCAACCTTAGGTTATTCTCGGCAAGATATTCCTCAAGATTGGGATAGTTTTTGGCAATTTTGGCTCCAAGTGCAAAATAAATCCAAAACGCAACTACAAAAAAATATTTACGCTTTAGGATTTCCTCTTTCAGTTGCTTCGTCAGATACTTATTTATTTTTTGAACATCTTTTAGAAGCTTACGATCTTACTTTAGTCGATCGCGAGGGAAATTTACTAGTTGATCGACCCGAAGTCCGTCAAGGAATTATTAAATGTCTAGCATGGTATAGCAAGTTTTACCAACAAGGACATATTCCTCCTGATGCAGTAAATTGGCTGAATACAGATAATAATCGCAATTTGCTTAATCGGGTGGTGGCGATGACTCCAAATGTTACCCTTTCTATTCCTGCTGCTATTCGTCAAGACGACGAGATTTATTACAATCAACTAGGTATCTTAGAATTTCCTAACAAACCAAGCGGTCAGCCAATGCGTTATTTGTTATCAATTAAACAGGCTGTAATTCTGACTGATTCGCCACACCCAAATATTGCCAAAGAATTCTTACGCTATTTAATCAAACCAGACATAATTGCAGAATATATCAAAGCTTCTGGCAATAGAAATTTACCAGTTCAAACCTCTTTGTGGCAAGACCCCTCTTGGCAAAACTCAAAGGATCCTTATCTTGCTTCTACTACAAAAATTTTAACCAAATGTCCAACTCGGTTATTTTATACAGAGCAAAATCCGGCTTACAGTGTAGTATTAAAAAATAATGTTTGGGGAAAAGCATTGACTAGAATAGTTATGGATCGGATTACTCCTGAACAAGCAGCCGACAGTGCGATCGCAGAAATTAAACAAATTTTTGCTGATTGGAATTGA
- a CDS encoding histidine kinase, which translates to MKLWQKSPVEQVVNYFLLLALITVGVVGGVAYFRARQALQQSAFNRLSAAANLKEAEITRWFEDQQRDFLLTTQLPEVQKNFKILLNDSVAKEQYLNAYQEISRYLIEVVKIKPNLQEIYILDRSNKILLSTNPRREGEYEILANITYVEEVKLGDNFSPIFYVSPFTGKPAITLAKPIRNQQQQRQGMLLINLNLERIDRIVRERTGLGDSGETYLVGSLVSKNTFISRDTQSERDFPDGISSPGIDAAMSGMSGYGTYNNYANSPVLGVYRWLNDQDLALLVEISIDEAYTPARQLASTIILVGLISVLGLSVGVNWLSRQLTLSRQQLEIKAKEAETANHAKSLFLANMSHELRTPLNAILGFAQLMERDERLTSSQQESLAIINRSGEHLLNLINDVLEMSKIEAGRIMVNQESFDLHQLLQTIREMFQFRAESKQLSFNFVLAPDVPQYIVSDCRKLRQVLINLLSNAIKFTAQGGVTLRVTSVMAPASLTVESEKQPITIYFEVTDTGKGIAPEELQHLFQPFVQTATGIETEGGTGLGLSISSQFVELMGGKIEAKSKVGEGSTFSFQIQATLSNASVLKSQSEVKIEHIAPNQPDYRILVVDDQEANCQLLAKLLQTVGFQTQIANNGQEAIAIWQAWQPHLIWMDMRMPIMDGYTATEKIKQYPDCNTIIIALTASAFEEQRAKILTAGCDDFVRKPFQETIIFEKIAQHLGVKYIYQEETRLDSTSLVATEDLSFMSAQWIEQLQQAAIAVDADSLTELISQIPATHHPLALQLTELVDNYDFDAIIDLTDKTVPITHPTK; encoded by the coding sequence ATGAAGCTATGGCAAAAATCTCCAGTCGAGCAAGTTGTCAATTACTTTTTACTTTTGGCATTGATAACGGTTGGAGTAGTGGGAGGAGTAGCTTATTTCCGAGCTAGACAAGCTTTGCAACAGTCTGCTTTTAATCGTCTTAGTGCTGCTGCCAACCTTAAAGAAGCTGAAATTACTCGTTGGTTTGAAGATCAACAACGAGATTTTTTATTAACTACTCAATTACCAGAAGTCCAAAAAAATTTTAAAATTCTTCTGAATGATTCTGTTGCCAAAGAGCAATATTTAAATGCTTATCAAGAAATTTCTCGATATTTAATAGAAGTAGTTAAAATAAAGCCAAATTTACAAGAAATTTATATTTTAGATCGTAGTAACAAAATTTTGCTTTCTACTAATCCAAGAAGAGAAGGTGAATATGAAATTCTTGCTAATATCACTTATGTAGAAGAAGTTAAATTAGGAGATAATTTTTCCCCTATTTTTTATGTCTCTCCTTTTACAGGCAAACCTGCAATCACTCTAGCTAAACCCATCCGTAACCAACAACAACAACGTCAAGGAATGCTGTTGATTAATCTTAATTTAGAAAGAATAGACCGCATTGTTCGGGAACGTACAGGATTAGGAGATAGTGGTGAAACTTATTTAGTTGGCTCTTTAGTGAGTAAAAATACTTTTATTTCTAGAGACACCCAAAGCGAACGGGACTTTCCTGATGGAATTAGTAGTCCAGGAATTGATGCAGCCATGAGTGGTATGAGTGGTTATGGAACTTATAATAACTATGCCAACTCGCCAGTATTAGGAGTGTATCGTTGGCTTAATGACCAAGATTTGGCTTTGTTAGTAGAGATTTCTATCGATGAAGCTTATACTCCTGCTCGTCAACTAGCCAGTACAATTATTTTAGTGGGTTTGATCTCAGTTTTAGGTTTATCTGTTGGTGTTAACTGGTTATCACGACAATTAACTTTATCTCGTCAACAATTAGAGATCAAAGCAAAAGAAGCAGAAACTGCTAATCATGCCAAAAGTTTGTTTCTTGCCAATATGAGTCATGAGTTACGAACTCCCCTAAATGCCATTTTAGGTTTTGCACAATTAATGGAACGAGATGAACGTCTGACTTCTTCGCAACAAGAATCTTTGGCAATTATTAATCGTAGTGGTGAACATCTTCTCAATCTGATCAACGATGTTTTGGAAATGTCCAAAATTGAAGCAGGAAGAATAATGGTGAATCAAGAATCATTTGATTTACACCAGTTATTGCAAACGATTAGAGAAATGTTTCAATTTCGTGCTGAATCAAAACAACTATCTTTTAATTTTGTTTTAGCTCCTGATGTACCTCAATATATTGTGAGTGATTGTCGGAAATTACGTCAGGTATTAATTAATTTATTGAGTAACGCAATTAAGTTTACTGCACAAGGAGGAGTGACGTTACGAGTTACCTCAGTTATGGCACCTGCATCATTGACAGTTGAGTCAGAAAAACAACCCATAACTATTTATTTTGAAGTTACTGATACAGGAAAAGGTATTGCACCTGAAGAGTTACAACATTTATTTCAACCTTTTGTTCAAACAGCTACTGGCATTGAAACAGAAGGAGGAACGGGTTTAGGTTTGTCAATTAGTAGTCAATTTGTTGAGTTGATGGGAGGAAAAATCGAAGCTAAAAGTAAAGTTGGAGAAGGTTCTACTTTTAGTTTTCAAATTCAAGCAACTCTTAGCAATGCTTCCGTACTCAAATCTCAATCTGAAGTCAAAATTGAACATATTGCTCCCAACCAACCTGATTATCGGATTTTGGTAGTAGACGATCAAGAAGCTAATTGTCAATTACTCGCAAAATTGTTACAAACAGTAGGATTTCAAACTCAGATTGCTAACAATGGTCAAGAAGCGATCGCAATTTGGCAAGCATGGCAACCTCATCTAATCTGGATGGATATGCGAATGCCTATCATGGATGGTTATACTGCTACTGAAAAAATTAAGCAGTATCCTGATTGCAACACTATAATTATTGCTTTGACAGCATCAGCTTTTGAAGAGCAAAGAGCCAAAATTTTAACGGCTGGTTGTGATGATTTTGTCCGCAAACCCTTTCAAGAAACAATTATCTTTGAAAAAATCGCGCAGCATTTAGGTGTGAAATATATCTATCAAGAAGAAACAAGATTAGATTCTACTTCTTTAGTTGCTACCGAAGATTTAAGCTTTATGTCCGCACAATGGATTGAACAACTCCAACAAGCTGCGATCGCTGTAGATGCTGACAGTCTAACAGAATTGATTAGTCAAATTCCTGCTACTCATCATCCTCTAGCTCTACAATTAACCGAATTAGTTGATAATTATGACTTTGATGCCATTATCGATCTGACTGATAAAACTGTGCCAATCACTCATCCCACAAAATAG
- a CDS encoding hypothetical protein (conserved hypothetical protein) has translation MMTIMADTKGADAVDNAIAQGIDLDGSPIPAKKLELYNQVMGLEAGRQRSGVSNTMRSRIVRIGAKHIAQEELNQMLLDADFAPLKEKEIAYYYGGK, from the coding sequence ATGATGACAATTATGGCAGATACTAAAGGTGCAGATGCAGTAGATAATGCGATCGCACAAGGCATAGATTTGGATGGTTCGCCAATTCCCGCGAAAAAACTAGAATTATACAACCAAGTAATGGGGTTAGAAGCAGGAAGGCAAAGAAGCGGTGTAAGCAATACTATGCGTTCTCGTATCGTTCGTATTGGCGCAAAACATATTGCTCAAGAAGAACTCAATCAAATGTTACTTGATGCAGATTTTGCTCCTCTTAAAGAAAAAGAAATCGCATATTATTACGGTGGCAAATAA
- the gor gene encoding glutathione-disulfide reductase yields the protein MSYDFDLFVIGAGSGGIAAARRAAEYGAKVGISEYSRLGGTCVNRGCVPKKLMVYASHFPGNFQAASGYGWTVGETNFNWEKMITAVNNEVTRLNSIYQRMLDNSQVKLFNGYAKFIDSHTIAIGEEKVTADKILIAVGGKPTKPDTITGIEHAMTSDEIFHLQEQPKRIVIIGGGYIGVEFACILNGLGSEVTQVIRGDKILKGFDEDIRDEIQTGMQNKGIRIISNCDCDHMKIEPIETGLKITVKSFDNHEEIIVADAVSLAATGRIPNLENLGLENTSVEVVKGAIAVGEKSQTAEENIYAVGDCTDRINLTPVAIKEGRAFADHFYGDKPYQISYDNVPTAVFSTPEACTVGLTEAEARKRYGDAVKVYRSKFRPMYYTLPDLPEKTLMKLIVDTNTDKVVGAHMVGDAAAEIIQGVAIAINMGATKADFDATVAIHPSSAEEFVTMR from the coding sequence ATGAGTTATGATTTTGATTTATTTGTTATTGGTGCAGGTTCGGGAGGGATTGCTGCTGCTAGACGTGCTGCTGAATACGGTGCCAAAGTTGGCATTTCTGAATATAGTCGTCTTGGTGGAACTTGTGTCAATCGTGGTTGTGTTCCCAAAAAATTGATGGTGTACGCTTCCCATTTTCCTGGTAATTTTCAAGCTGCATCAGGATATGGTTGGACAGTAGGAGAAACTAATTTTAATTGGGAAAAGATGATTACGGCGGTTAATAATGAAGTTACTCGCCTTAATAGTATCTATCAAAGGATGTTAGATAATTCCCAAGTTAAACTTTTTAACGGTTATGCCAAGTTTATCGATTCCCATACGATTGCTATTGGTGAAGAAAAAGTCACTGCTGACAAGATTTTAATTGCTGTGGGTGGTAAACCAACCAAACCAGATACTATTACTGGGATCGAACACGCCATGACTTCTGATGAAATTTTTCATCTTCAAGAACAACCAAAACGAATTGTGATTATTGGTGGAGGATATATTGGAGTTGAGTTTGCTTGCATCCTTAATGGTTTGGGTTCGGAAGTAACGCAGGTGATCCGTGGCGATAAAATTCTCAAAGGTTTTGATGAGGATATTCGCGACGAAATTCAAACGGGGATGCAAAATAAAGGGATTCGGATTATTAGTAACTGTGATTGCGATCACATGAAGATTGAACCAATTGAAACAGGATTGAAGATTACGGTTAAATCTTTTGATAATCACGAAGAAATCATTGTTGCCGATGCAGTTAGTTTGGCAGCTACAGGCAGAATTCCTAACCTGGAAAATCTTGGTTTAGAAAATACTTCTGTTGAAGTAGTCAAAGGCGCAATCGCAGTAGGAGAAAAGAGTCAAACTGCTGAAGAAAATATCTATGCGGTAGGGGATTGTACAGATCGCATTAATCTTACTCCTGTAGCCATCAAAGAAGGAAGGGCGTTTGCCGATCATTTTTATGGTGATAAACCTTATCAAATCAGTTACGATAACGTACCTACTGCCGTCTTTTCGACTCCAGAAGCTTGTACAGTTGGGTTGACTGAAGCAGAAGCAAGAAAGAGATATGGGGATGCAGTCAAAGTTTATCGCAGTAAATTCCGCCCCATGTACTATACTCTTCCCGATCTACCAGAAAAAACTCTGATGAAGTTAATTGTTGATACCAATACTGATAAAGTAGTTGGCGCACATATGGTAGGAGATGCTGCTGCTGAGATCATTCAAGGAGTTGCGATCGCCATTAATATGGGTGCAACTAAAGCCGATTTTGATGCGACTGTAGCTATTCATCCTAGTTCGGCAGAAGAATTTGTTACCATGCGGTAA